A single window of Dermacentor albipictus isolate Rhodes 1998 colony chromosome 1, USDA_Dalb.pri_finalv2, whole genome shotgun sequence DNA harbors:
- the LOC135915592 gene encoding solute carrier family 2, facilitated glucose transporter member 8-like, with translation MAEKKEDGPKGFELFYVAAASAWLGSVAMGTNLGYSSPAIPSLKRNITDGGLEINESEETWFGSLMTLGALTGGLVAGFLVDSLGRKLSIIFSSLGFIAGWVLIATAGTVVVLCLGRVITGFFTGIVSLAVPVYVSEISRPQVRGTLGTGIQLSITIGILGVFFFGKFLSWSSLAILCLTLPAAMAVLMIFMAESPRWLMQKGKREDALKALQFLYAAGTDYEGERNNIEMNLKLNSSESFRVRELQQPFIYKPILISLFLMFAQQMSGINAVMFYAVSIFQAAGTTIPPEDCMVIIGVVQVIATLGATMVMDKGGRRVLLLTSAALLALSLGVLGGYHYVKATKGDEAVESIGWLPLVCLSLFIIGFSCGMGPIPWLMMGELLPVRVRGFATGICTSFNWTMAFVVTKTFNDMIELLKPYGTYWFFCVVMIISFFVVVLTLPETKGKTLEEIEAAFRSGNEPVKKPSEPIVAEVTASAAAAAPPPPAAPSPGPAGAAGAVGAAGAAGAAGAASAAETMPSPKRHSVPSTHSKLTSPDKTTTSPTRKASKSTVSEAAPTESVPKSPPMHQQDKDVAGGSGGGN, from the coding sequence ATGGCCGAAAAGAAGGAGGACGGGCCCAAGGGCTTCGAGCTCTTCTATGTGGCGGCCGCCTCCGCCTGGCTGGGCTCGGTGGCCATGGGCACCAACTTGGGATACTCGTCCCCAGCCATACCGAGCCTCAAAAGGAACATTACCGATGGAGGCCTGGAAATCAACGAGAGCGAGGAGACTTGGTTTGGCTCGCTGATGACGCTGGGTGCGCTCACGGGAGGACTGGTAGCTGGTTTTCTGGTGGACAGCTTGGGCCGTAAGTTGTCCATCATCTTCTCCTCGCTCGGCTTTATCGCTGGCTGGGTACTCATCGCCACCGCGGGCACTGTGGTCGTGCTCTGCCTCGGCCGCGTCATCACTGGCTTCTTCACGGGTATTGTGTCGCTCGCCGTGCCCGTGTACGTGTCCGAGATCAGCCGGCCCCAGGTGCGCGGCACGCTCGGCACCGGCATCCAACTGTCCATCACCATCGGCATACTGGGTGTGTTTTTCTTTGGCAAGTTTCTCAGCTGGAGTTCACTGGCCATCCTTTGCCTCACACTGCCGGCTGCCATGGCCGTGCTCATGATCTTCATGGCTGAGTCGCCGCGCTGGCTGATGCAGAAAGGCAAGCGCGAAGACGCGCTCAAGGCGCTCCAGTTTCTCTACGCCGCGGGCACAGACTACGAAGGGGAGCGCAACAACATCGAGATGAATCTCAAGTTGAACTCTTCCGAAAGCTTCCGCGTGAGGGAGCTTCAGCAGCCGTTCATCTACAAGCCGATCCTCATCAGTCTTTTCCTCATGTTCGCGCAACAGATGTCGGGTATCAACGCGGTCATGTTTTACGCTGTGTCCATCTTCCAGGCGGCGGGCACTACCATTCCGCCCGAGGACTGCATGGTGATCATCGGAGTGGTGCAGGTGATCGCCACGCTGGGCGCCACCATGGTGATGGACAAGGGCGGCCGACGCGTGCTGCTCCTCACGTCGGCTGCGCTGCTGGCGCTCAGCCTGGGCGTGCTGGGCGGCTACCACTACGTGAAGGCCACCAAGGGTGACGAGGCCGTCGAGTCGATCGGGTGGCTGCCGCTCGTCTGCCTTTCGCTGTTCATCATCGGTTTCTCCTGCGGCATGGGTCCCATCCCGTGGCTCATGATGGGCGAGCTCCTGCCGGTGCGTGTGCGCGGCTTTGCCACAGGTATCTGTACCAGCTTCAATTGGACTATGGCCTTTGTGGTGACCAAGACATTCAACGACATGATTGAGCTGCTCAAGCCGTATGGCACCTACTGGTTCTTCTGCGTCGTCATGATCATATCTTTCTTCGTGGTCGTGCTCACGCTTCCAGAGACCAAGGGAAAAACGCTCGAGGAGATTGAGGCCGCTTTCCGCAGCGGGAATGAGCCCGTTAAAAAGCCCTCTGAGCCCATCGTCGCCGAAGTGACTGCTTCGGCCGCTGCTGCCGCACCGCCACCCCCTGCAGCTCCATCCCCTGGGCCCGCTGGTGCCGCTGGTGCCGTTGGTGCCGCTGGTGCCGCTGGTGCCGCTGGTGCCGCTAGTGCCGCTGAGACCATGCCGTCGCCCAAGAGGCATTCGGTGCCCTCGACACATTCCAAGCTCACGTCTCCCGATAAGACAACTACGTCACCCACTCGCAAGGCCTCCAAAAGCACCGTGTCCGAGGCGGCACCCACGGAATCTGTGCCCAAAAGTCCGCCCATGCACCAACAGGACAAAGACGTTGCTGGTGGCAGTGGTGGCGGAAACTAG